In Providencia sneebia DSM 19967, one DNA window encodes the following:
- the fliI gene encoding flagellar protein export ATPase FliI — MNTTLSRWSAILDNFISHLTELPKMRLYGRLTKITGLIMEAEGIKLPLGTSCFVERKMHGKNDEIMCEVIGFHHSRMLLMPLSDIEGVAPDARIYAQTQGNNNQLGRLLPVGDALLGRILDAQGKPLDNKGILNTKIRVPLNSPPINPLERQPINQILDVGIRAINALITIGRGQRIGLFAGSGVGKSVLLGMIARFTQADIIVVGLIGERGREVKDFIENILGKEGLQRAVVVAAPADVSPLLRMQGASYATRIAEYFRDQNKNVLLIMDSLTRYSMAQREIALAIGEPPATKGYPPSVFAKLPALVERAGNGKNGGSITAFYTVLTEGDDQQDPIADSARAILDGHIVLSRSLAESGHYPAIDIEASISRAMTELIDKQHYYKIQQFKQLTSSYQRNRDIINVGAYSAGSDPVLDIAIQYAPNMVQFLKQGIDETCYYSNAYEQLFNVIPNHEPIMNE, encoded by the coding sequence ATGAATACAACTCTTTCACGATGGAGCGCCATTCTTGACAATTTTATCTCTCATCTGACTGAGCTTCCCAAAATGCGCCTATATGGACGATTAACCAAAATTACCGGTTTAATCATGGAAGCCGAAGGGATCAAACTGCCGCTCGGAACATCCTGCTTTGTTGAACGAAAAATGCATGGTAAGAATGATGAAATTATGTGTGAAGTCATCGGATTTCATCATTCTCGCATGTTACTCATGCCACTTAGTGATATAGAAGGAGTTGCGCCTGATGCTCGCATTTACGCCCAAACTCAGGGAAATAATAATCAACTAGGCCGGTTATTACCTGTCGGTGATGCTTTACTTGGACGTATTTTAGATGCTCAAGGTAAGCCTCTTGATAATAAAGGAATACTTAATACCAAAATACGGGTTCCTCTTAACTCACCACCAATTAATCCTCTAGAACGGCAGCCTATTAATCAAATTTTAGATGTAGGCATAAGAGCAATTAATGCACTTATTACTATAGGTCGAGGGCAACGAATAGGATTATTTGCAGGTTCAGGTGTTGGAAAAAGTGTTCTTTTAGGCATGATAGCGCGTTTCACACAAGCTGACATTATTGTTGTTGGCCTAATTGGTGAAAGGGGGAGAGAAGTTAAAGATTTTATTGAGAATATTTTGGGTAAAGAAGGTTTACAACGAGCAGTTGTTGTTGCTGCGCCGGCTGATGTTTCACCACTATTACGAATGCAAGGTGCGTCTTATGCCACTCGCATTGCTGAATATTTTCGTGATCAAAATAAAAATGTTTTGCTTATTATGGATTCACTTACGCGATATAGCATGGCACAAAGAGAAATTGCTTTAGCCATTGGCGAGCCACCAGCAACCAAAGGCTATCCACCATCAGTATTTGCTAAATTGCCAGCCCTTGTTGAACGAGCTGGTAATGGTAAAAATGGTGGCTCAATCACAGCATTTTATACTGTACTGACTGAAGGTGACGACCAACAAGACCCAATTGCCGATTCTGCTCGTGCGATATTAGATGGTCATATTGTTTTATCTCGTTCACTTGCTGAATCTGGTCATTATCCAGCTATTGATATTGAAGCATCAATCAGTCGTGCCATGACTGAACTTATTGATAAACAACATTATTATAAAATTCAGCAATTCAAGCAGTTAACCTCAAGTTATCAGCGAAATCGCGATATTATTAATGTTGGCGCTTATTCAGCCGGTAGTGATCCAGTACTTGATATAGCAATTCAGTATGCCCCTAATATGGTGCAATTTCTCAAGCAAGGAATTGATGAGACTTGCTATTATTCAAATGCCTATGAGCAACTCTTTAATGTTATTCCTAATCATGAGCCTATTATGAATGAATGA
- a CDS encoding flagellar assembly protein FliH has product MSNSLENFTDWQTWQLLELNQSETNATLISSREEPISSEKLIEEKQNFSSLEAQNIAENSQYVEELTTEAHQLGFIEGKKVGYQAGFEQGFQDGKKQGQEQALIQEQTIIETWKNLLSEFSHSLENVDHVITTKLLQIALMATKQVLEQPTLSERDHTDLLNNLNQLLQQKPLFSGKLVLYIHPEQIEFVEQHLGSLLQLKGWHLAADPQLHLGGCRVIAEDGEIDMSIATRWQELCKLYAPEAFS; this is encoded by the coding sequence ATGTCTAATTCACTTGAAAATTTTACTGATTGGCAAACATGGCAATTACTTGAATTAAATCAATCTGAAACAAATGCGACCTTAATTTCTTCTAGAGAAGAACCGATATCTTCTGAAAAACTGATAGAGGAAAAACAAAACTTTTCTAGTCTTGAAGCACAAAATATTGCTGAAAATAGCCAATATGTAGAAGAATTAACAACAGAAGCACATCAATTAGGCTTTATAGAAGGCAAAAAAGTCGGTTATCAAGCCGGTTTTGAGCAAGGTTTTCAAGATGGAAAAAAGCAAGGTCAAGAACAAGCCCTTATTCAAGAACAAACTATTATTGAAACTTGGAAAAATTTATTGTCTGAATTTAGTCATTCACTTGAAAACGTGGATCATGTTATTACAACTAAATTATTGCAGATTGCCTTAATGGCAACAAAACAAGTTCTTGAACAACCCACTTTATCTGAACGCGATCACACAGATCTACTTAATAATCTCAACCAATTATTACAGCAAAAACCTCTTTTTTCAGGAAAATTAGTGCTATATATTCATCCTGAACAGATAGAATTCGTCGAACAACATTTAGGTTCCCTCCTCCAACTTAAAGGTTGGCATTTAGCCGCTGATCCACAATTACATCTCGGCGGGTGTCGCGTTATCGCAGAAGATGGTGAAATTGATATGAGCATTGCAACGCGCTGGCAGGAATTGTGTAAGCTTTATGCGCCAGAGGCTTTTTCATGA
- the fliG gene encoding flagellar motor switch protein FliG produces the protein MLNGIEKSAVTLMALNEDQAAEVFKYFSSKEIQQLSVAITNLRQISNQELIEVLNEFECSAIQMAAINGNTNDYLRSVLIKALGKDQANSLLEDIVDKQETTLGIESLNYMEPQIVADIIKDEHPQIIATILVHLKNHISAEILTLFDEELRNDIILRIASFGRIQPTALDELTTVLNQSLDKLNTKHNKMGGIKTAAEIINLMKNQHQESAINTIRAYDHELTQHILNEMFLFENLINLDDRYIQRILQEINTDSLVIALKGCHQDLQEHFLKNMPTRTAEIVREDLQSHSPIRMSFVENEQKAILLIVRRLTDKGEIIIDSGDDTYV, from the coding sequence ATGTTAAATGGAATAGAAAAAAGTGCAGTCACACTTATGGCACTAAATGAAGACCAAGCAGCTGAAGTTTTTAAATATTTTAGCAGTAAAGAAATTCAACAATTGAGTGTTGCAATAACCAATCTACGTCAAATATCTAATCAGGAATTGATAGAAGTATTAAACGAATTTGAATGTTCTGCCATTCAAATGGCAGCAATAAATGGCAATACAAATGATTATTTACGTTCAGTATTGATAAAAGCGCTTGGAAAAGACCAAGCAAATAGTTTGCTAGAAGATATTGTAGATAAACAAGAAACGACTTTAGGCATTGAAAGTCTTAATTACATGGAGCCACAAATAGTCGCTGATATTATTAAAGATGAGCATCCACAAATTATTGCCACCATATTAGTTCATCTTAAAAACCATATATCTGCTGAAATTCTCACTTTATTTGATGAAGAATTACGTAACGATATTATATTGCGTATTGCATCTTTTGGTCGTATTCAACCCACAGCTTTAGATGAATTAACAACTGTTTTAAATCAATCACTTGATAAACTAAATACCAAACATAATAAGATGGGTGGAATAAAAACAGCAGCTGAAATTATCAATTTGATGAAAAATCAGCATCAAGAAAGTGCTATTAATACTATTCGAGCTTACGACCACGAATTAACCCAGCATATTCTTAATGAAATGTTCCTATTTGAGAATCTTATCAACCTCGACGATCGTTACATCCAACGTATTTTACAAGAAATAAATACCGATTCTTTAGTTATTGCCCTCAAAGGTTGTCACCAAGATCTGCAAGAGCACTTTCTTAAAAATATGCCCACCCGTACTGCTGAAATTGTTCGTGAAGATTTACAATCTCACTCACCAATACGCATGTCTTTTGTTGAAAATGAACAAAAAGCCATTTTACTCATTGTTCGACGTTTAACGGATAAAGGTGAAATTATAATTGATAGTGGAGATGATACTTATGTCTAA
- the fliF gene encoding flagellar basal-body MS-ring/collar protein FliF — MSITSKETGETNKGLASLMMNLKNSPKIPLIVVSAAAIAVLIALALWARSPDYRVLLSNLNAKDGGDIISQLTQLNVPYQIADNGHTLLVPADSVHELRLKLAQSGLPKGGNTGFELLDKEQFGISQFSEQINYQRALEGELSRTIESLNPVQNARIHLAIPKPTLFVREQKMPTASITVGLHPGRMLDESQILAIVNLVASSITGLTANNVTIVDQTGQLLTNNNDSLQSINHSQVKMTKELESHLKQRIEDIISPLVGRTNVQAQVTAQMNFSKIEETSEEYKPNQAPANAAIRSRQNSKNIQNNNQQSGGVPGALSNQPSAPPLAPIFTNKKETDSQQNSGQHHTIINSQHDETTNYEVDRKISHIQQQVGIIDKLSVAVVINYLPQHSENGIEMQPLTPEMMKQIDALIREAMGYSEKRGDSLNITNSLFTQEHIIEDSPSLFNNPQFILQLVAYGKILLISLITWLMWQFAIKPQWIKSRIIRLNTESNNSVPSDTVSIAKDENHQEKDEQIHQQFKKQRIHAEAISKRINEIAKKDPQIMATVIRQWLGKK, encoded by the coding sequence ATGAGTATCACATCTAAAGAGACGGGAGAAACTAACAAAGGGTTAGCATCACTTATGATGAATCTAAAAAATTCGCCAAAGATCCCCTTAATTGTTGTTAGTGCAGCTGCGATTGCGGTGCTAATTGCATTAGCTCTTTGGGCTCGTAGCCCTGATTATCGTGTTCTTCTAAGTAATCTCAATGCCAAGGATGGTGGGGATATAATCAGCCAATTAACACAACTAAATGTACCTTACCAAATAGCTGACAATGGACATACTCTTTTAGTGCCCGCCGATAGTGTTCATGAGCTACGCCTAAAATTAGCACAATCTGGATTACCAAAAGGTGGCAATACAGGTTTTGAGCTTTTAGATAAAGAACAGTTCGGTATTAGCCAGTTCAGTGAACAAATTAATTATCAACGTGCTTTAGAAGGTGAGCTATCCCGCACAATTGAATCACTCAATCCAGTACAAAATGCACGTATTCACCTAGCTATTCCCAAACCGACTTTATTTGTGCGTGAACAAAAAATGCCGACTGCATCTATAACAGTAGGACTACATCCTGGCCGAATGCTAGATGAAAGCCAAATACTCGCTATTGTGAATTTGGTAGCAAGCAGTATCACAGGATTAACTGCAAATAATGTCACTATTGTCGATCAAACAGGCCAATTATTAACAAACAATAATGATAGCCTACAATCGATAAATCATTCTCAGGTCAAAATGACCAAAGAACTAGAATCACATCTTAAGCAACGTATTGAAGATATTATTTCGCCATTAGTTGGCAGGACAAATGTACAAGCTCAAGTTACAGCACAAATGAATTTTTCTAAAATAGAAGAAACTTCAGAAGAATATAAACCGAATCAAGCACCTGCAAATGCGGCTATACGCTCCCGGCAAAATAGTAAAAATATACAGAACAATAATCAACAATCAGGTGGCGTTCCTGGCGCATTATCAAATCAGCCGTCAGCACCTCCTCTAGCCCCTATATTTACCAATAAGAAAGAGACTGATTCACAACAAAATTCTGGACAACACCATACAATCATTAATTCACAACATGATGAAACAACAAATTACGAAGTTGACCGTAAAATTAGCCATATTCAGCAACAAGTTGGGATTATTGATAAATTATCTGTCGCTGTTGTCATCAACTATTTACCTCAACATAGTGAAAATGGTATTGAAATGCAGCCATTAACACCTGAAATGATGAAGCAAATAGATGCATTAATTCGCGAAGCCATGGGCTATTCAGAAAAAAGGGGCGATTCCTTAAATATTACCAACTCATTATTTACTCAAGAACACATAATTGAAGACTCACCATCTCTATTCAACAATCCACAATTTATCTTACAACTGGTCGCTTATGGAAAAATTTTACTTATTTCTCTAATTACTTGGCTAATGTGGCAATTTGCCATCAAACCACAATGGATAAAATCGCGAATAATACGACTTAATACTGAAAGCAATAATTCTGTACCAAGTGATACCGTATCTATTGCTAAAGATGAAAATCATCAGGAAAAGGATGAGCAAATTCATCAACAATTCAAAAAACAACGTATACATGCAGAAGCCATAAGCAAGCGTATAAATGAAATAGCTAAAAAAGACCCTCAAATTATGGCTACAGTTATTCGCCAGTGGTTAGGAAAAAAATAG
- the fliE gene encoding flagellar hook-basal body complex protein FliE, which translates to MEIQKINGILSQQQILASQAANIEKPVINAINFSGQLISAINQINTANNISTKNIENFTLEKTDISLNDVMVDMQKASLSLQMGIQVRNKLVSAYQEIMAMQV; encoded by the coding sequence ATGGAAATTCAAAAAATTAATGGGATATTATCACAGCAACAAATTCTTGCATCACAGGCAGCAAATATAGAGAAGCCTGTTATTAATGCAATAAATTTTTCAGGCCAATTAATCTCAGCAATTAATCAAATTAACACTGCCAATAATATATCAACAAAAAATATAGAGAATTTTACATTAGAGAAAACGGATATTTCACTAAATGACGTCATGGTGGATATGCAAAAGGCAAGCTTAAGCCTTCAAATGGGGATCCAAGTACGTAATAAATTAGTGTCTGCTTATCAGGAAATTATGGCAATGCAGGTATAA
- a CDS encoding helix-turn-helix domain-containing protein, with product MTIIITLDVLMAEKKIKSKDLALELGITEANLSLLKNGKIKGIKFSTLEKLCEVLNCQPGDIIKYN from the coding sequence ATGACTATAATAATAACTCTAGACGTTTTGATGGCAGAGAAAAAAATAAAATCAAAGGATTTAGCTTTGGAGCTTGGGATCACTGAAGCAAACTTATCCCTACTCAAAAATGGAAAAATAAAAGGAATTAAATTTTCCACGCTAGAAAAATTGTGTGAAGTTTTAAATTGCCAACCTGGAGATATTATTAAATATAATTAA
- the def gene encoding peptide deformylase, translating into MAVRTIIEIPDERLRVKCAAVTDIASVQTLIDDLLDTMYSTDNGIGLAAPQIAATESVMVIDISENRNEPLVFVNPEIIESEGETSYQEGCLSVPEIYADVARFQRVKVKALDREGKEFIIDSDEFLAIVMQHEIDHLHGKIFLDHLSTLKRNMLLKKLKKQQRLKQ; encoded by the coding sequence ATGGCAGTAAGAACAATCATTGAAATACCAGATGAAAGATTACGTGTAAAATGTGCGGCTGTGACTGATATTGCTTCAGTACAAACATTAATTGATGATCTATTAGATACCATGTATAGCACTGACAATGGTATTGGTTTAGCAGCGCCACAAATTGCAGCAACAGAATCAGTAATGGTTATTGATATCTCTGAAAATCGTAATGAGCCATTGGTATTTGTTAACCCTGAAATTATTGAGAGTGAAGGCGAAACAAGTTATCAAGAAGGGTGTTTATCCGTACCCGAAATTTATGCTGATGTAGCCCGTTTTCAACGCGTTAAAGTTAAAGCGCTTGATAGAGAAGGTAAAGAATTCATTATTGATTCTGATGAATTCTTAGCAATTGTGATGCAACATGAGATTGACCACTTGCATGGTAAGATTTTCCTTGACCATTTATCAACATTAAAAAGAAATATGCTCTTAAAGAAATTAAAAAAGCAGCAACGTTTAAAACAATGA
- the fliT gene encoding flagellar protein FliT → MRDNQGSFDIRKVYWDVFVLSENLVILAKNNNWAELIQKETEYISAVENLVLLSQKLNNHKIMKNKLIDLLHKIIENENIVKTLLHQALTFLMQENKIIKK, encoded by the coding sequence ATGAGAGATAATCAAGGTTCATTTGATATACGTAAGGTATATTGGGATGTTTTTGTGTTAAGTGAAAACTTAGTTATATTAGCTAAAAATAATAATTGGGCAGAGCTTATTCAAAAAGAAACTGAGTATATTTCAGCAGTTGAAAATCTAGTATTATTATCACAAAAACTGAATAATCATAAGATAATGAAAAATAAACTAATTGATTTATTACATAAAATTATTGAAAATGAAAATATAGTTAAAACACTTTTACATCAAGCACTAACATTTTTAATGCAAGAAAATAAAATTATTAAAAAATAA
- the fliS gene encoding flagellar export chaperone FliS produces MYKQKSHLTYNKINLESQINDATPYQLISLLYKEALSAIKRAEIFMQQNNIIEKCTSISKAIDILDTGLKQALNHEAGGEIANNLEILYDYMILRLFNANIENNIDYLQEVYKLLLNISNTWKQIGINFNER; encoded by the coding sequence ATGTATAAACAAAAATCACATCTGACTTATAATAAAATTAATTTAGAAAGCCAAATTAATGATGCAACGCCCTACCAACTCATTAGTTTATTATACAAAGAAGCCCTAAGTGCAATTAAACGTGCTGAAATTTTTATGCAACAAAATAATATTATAGAAAAATGCACGTCCATATCAAAAGCTATTGATATTTTAGATACTGGATTAAAGCAAGCTCTTAACCATGAAGCTGGTGGAGAAATTGCTAATAATTTAGAAATACTTTATGATTATATGATACTACGATTATTCAATGCTAATATTGAAAATAACATTGATTATCTTCAAGAAGTTTATAAATTACTCCTCAATATTTCCAACACATGGAAACAAATAGGAATAAATTTTAATGAGAGATAA
- the fliD gene encoding flagellar filament capping protein FliD: protein MANISTLGIGANLDLHKQMDQIEMIERRRLEPLTEQKKTYNIQISAFVKIQSSLEKLKQSAEDLKKCNETTTTKVDSEYKTFSAKTTEKAITGIHDIFISQLAKAQTISTKGYPDKTIPLGNNNAERIITISQPVEKDPIIIKLGNEHTSLVTIAAAINKENKSVNATIIKNNNNEYHLALTSKKEGIEHRININVEGDEVLNKVLNVTSVINKKGNVELINRNNDAIEQKVSPKNACLSIDGFDFETQSNTTKDLFPGLVLTLKQKSEYGKPESLVISNETHSMKEKIQAWVTYYNEFQNISKDLSKYVPNDKNDEKNKNNGPLIGNSTLRNIQNQLQSQVRTIQSSGNIKLLNQMGIRQNLDGTLSINEEKLDKILDENNISVKKFFIGDNKEVGFATNNIHFLNKTLDNYEGTLHLAKSNIRRKNKDIDKSIDKVNRQIESTMDAHRRKFQNLDKMMHQINSTGNSLTQLLNKSYV, encoded by the coding sequence ATGGCTAACATATCAACGTTAGGTATTGGTGCAAATCTAGATTTGCATAAACAAATGGATCAAATAGAAATGATTGAACGTCGCCGTCTTGAGCCACTTACAGAACAAAAAAAAACCTATAATATACAAATTAGTGCTTTTGTAAAAATACAATCTTCTTTAGAAAAATTAAAACAATCAGCTGAAGATCTTAAAAAATGCAATGAAACAACCACAACAAAAGTGGATAGTGAATATAAAACCTTTAGTGCAAAGACAACAGAAAAAGCAATAACTGGTATTCATGATATTTTTATATCACAATTAGCAAAAGCACAAACTATCTCAACTAAAGGCTACCCCGATAAAACCATACCATTAGGTAATAATAATGCAGAGAGAATAATAACAATCTCACAGCCTGTTGAAAAAGATCCTATTATTATTAAGCTAGGTAATGAGCATACTTCCTTAGTTACGATTGCAGCTGCAATTAATAAAGAAAATAAATCTGTTAATGCAACAATAATTAAAAATAATAATAATGAATATCATCTAGCTCTAACATCCAAGAAAGAAGGGATAGAACATCGAATCAATATAAATGTTGAAGGAGATGAAGTACTGAATAAAGTTCTTAATGTTACATCTGTAATCAATAAAAAAGGTAATGTAGAGCTAATAAATAGAAATAATGATGCTATAGAACAAAAGGTTTCTCCTAAAAATGCTTGTTTAAGCATTGATGGATTTGACTTTGAAACACAATCAAATACGACGAAGGATCTGTTTCCTGGATTAGTATTAACGTTGAAGCAAAAGAGTGAATATGGTAAGCCAGAATCTTTAGTTATTTCTAATGAAACTCACTCTATGAAAGAAAAAATACAGGCTTGGGTAACTTATTATAATGAATTTCAAAATATATCAAAAGATTTATCTAAATATGTTCCTAATGATAAGAATGATGAAAAAAATAAAAATAATGGGCCACTAATAGGTAATTCAACTTTGCGAAACATACAAAATCAACTTCAATCTCAAGTAAGAACTATCCAAAGCAGTGGAAACATAAAATTACTTAACCAGATGGGAATAAGGCAAAATCTTGATGGAACACTCAGCATTAATGAAGAAAAATTAGATAAAATATTAGATGAAAACAATATCAGCGTAAAGAAATTTTTTATAGGAGATAATAAAGAGGTTGGATTTGCTACGAATAACATTCATTTTTTAAATAAAACCCTTGATAACTACGAAGGAACATTACACCTTGCTAAAAGTAATATTCGTAGAAAAAATAAAGATATTGATAAAAGCATTGATAAAGTAAATAGACAAATTGAAAGCACTATGGATGCACATCGACGAAAGTTTCAGAATCTTGATAAAATGATGCATCAAATTAATAGCACAGGAAATTCATTAACTCAACTTCTTAACAAAAGTTATGTATAA
- a CDS encoding flagellin, translating into MTQSIITNTLSSKTQNHLSRSQAALGKSIERLSSGYRINSAKDDAAGQAIANRFTSTIRGLTQASRNASDAISMAQTTEGGLNEINSHLQRIRELVVQAKNGTNSESDLQSIQKEIVLRSEEIDRISEQTQFNGVNVLNGDKPNISIQVGSNDKETIHFNLPKVNSDELDIKNINVVSSTTNAQNATNTQNTDTQLETIDKAISQVDEMRSSLGAVQNRLQSTINNLDSSINNLSAARSRIEDADFATEVSNMNSNQILQQAGTAVLAQANQVTQSILSLLR; encoded by the coding sequence ATTACACAGTCTATTATAACCAATACATTATCATCAAAAACTCAAAATCATTTGAGTCGTTCACAAGCGGCATTAGGTAAATCGATTGAACGTTTATCCTCAGGGTATAGAATCAACAGTGCCAAGGATGATGCCGCAGGTCAAGCAATTGCAAATCGTTTTACTTCTACCATTAGAGGATTAACTCAAGCTTCTCGTAATGCTAGCGATGCTATTTCAATGGCACAAACTACCGAAGGAGGGCTGAATGAAATCAACTCTCACTTACAACGTATTCGAGAATTAGTGGTTCAGGCTAAAAATGGTACAAACTCTGAATCTGACTTACAGTCAATTCAAAAAGAAATCGTTTTGCGCTCGGAAGAAATTGATCGTATCTCAGAACAGACTCAATTTAATGGAGTTAATGTTTTAAATGGCGATAAGCCAAATATATCTATTCAAGTTGGCTCGAATGATAAAGAGACTATCCATTTTAACCTACCAAAAGTTAATAGTGACGAATTAGATATTAAAAACATTAATGTAGTCAGTTCTACAACAAATGCTCAAAATGCTACGAATACTCAAAATACAGATACTCAACTAGAAACGATTGATAAAGCAATTAGTCAAGTTGATGAAATGCGCTCTTCATTAGGTGCTGTACAAAATCGCTTACAATCAACGATTAATAATTTAGATAGTAGCATTAATAATCTAAGTGCAGCACGTAGTCGTATTGAAGATGCTGATTTTGCAACAGAAGTTTCTAATATGAATAGTAACCAAATTTTACAACAAGCGGGTACAGCTGTTTTAGCACAAGCAAATCAAGTTACACAAAGTATTCTAAGCTTGCTACGTTAA
- a CDS encoding RNA polymerase sigma factor FliA: protein MSDFYTAEGVINKNSLWERYYPLIRHEALKLQVRLPASVDIDDLIQAGSIGLLHALERFDATQGASLATYAIQRIRGAMLDELRSRDWAPRSVRRQARDISEVIYKLEQSLSRSATETEIAQALKMDMLTYRQALLDTNNSQLYSYDELYELNGESCEPLVDENDGGNPLNLLINSKLHEQVMIAIEQLPEREKLVLILYYQEDLNLKEIGAVLDVGESRVSQLHSQAVKRLRGRLKVEHK, encoded by the coding sequence GTGAGTGATTTTTATACGGCTGAAGGTGTAATTAATAAAAATAGCTTATGGGAACGTTATTATCCTTTAATTCGACATGAGGCATTAAAATTACAAGTCAGACTTCCCGCAAGCGTGGATATTGATGATCTGATTCAAGCGGGTAGTATTGGGTTATTACATGCGTTAGAGCGTTTTGATGCAACACAAGGAGCATCACTTGCTACTTATGCAATACAACGAATTCGTGGAGCTATGCTAGATGAATTAAGAAGTAGAGATTGGGCTCCTCGTAGTGTCCGCCGCCAAGCGCGAGATATATCTGAAGTTATTTATAAACTAGAACAATCATTAAGTCGTAGCGCAACTGAAACTGAAATTGCTCAAGCTTTAAAAATGGATATGCTGACATATCGGCAAGCATTATTAGATACCAATAATAGTCAGTTATATTCTTATGATGAACTGTATGAACTTAATGGAGAAAGCTGTGAACCTTTAGTTGATGAAAATGATGGCGGAAATCCATTAAATCTATTAATAAACTCAAAGTTGCATGAGCAAGTCATGATAGCGATAGAGCAACTACCTGAACGTGAAAAATTAGTTTTGATACTTTATTACCAAGAAGATCTAAATCTCAAGGAAATTGGTGCAGTATTAGATGTTGGAGAATCAAGGGTGAGCCAATTACATAGCCAAGCAGTGAAGAGACTTAGAGGGCGTTTAAAAGTAGAACATAAATAA
- the cutA gene encoding divalent-cation tolerance protein CutA, with amino-acid sequence MINNEVNYDKKQQPCIILCTTNSQSNAIKITQQLLDKHLAACVSLLPELTSLYRWKNEIVQDKEILLLIKSINKNQPAIFDTIKEIHPYETPELIKLDINQVDDGYLAWIIKSVI; translated from the coding sequence ATGATAAATAATGAAGTAAATTATGATAAAAAACAACAACCTTGTATTATATTATGCACAACAAATAGTCAGAGTAATGCCATTAAAATTACTCAACAATTACTGGATAAACACCTTGCAGCCTGTGTTTCATTACTACCTGAACTGACCTCTTTATATCGATGGAAAAATGAAATTGTTCAAGATAAAGAGATCTTACTGTTAATTAAATCTATTAATAAAAATCAACCTGCCATTTTTGATACTATAAAAGAAATCCATCCATATGAAACCCCTGAATTGATTAAACTCGATATCAATCAAGTTGATGATGGTTACCTTGCGTGGATAATCAAATCGGTAATATGA